One window of the Gambusia affinis linkage group LG13, SWU_Gaff_1.0, whole genome shotgun sequence genome contains the following:
- the mertka gene encoding tyrosine-protein kinase Mer — protein sequence MEKMLNSGWFVVVLLVITACLLRSSLSVPQSNVRRSTRSSEAVVIPRHLSPIHLSKDQLRQLQFKPTIHSIELSEGHQTIFNCSIDIPDTRLEPIIVWKKNDKDLSADEHMVINELQTFSDGVTSLTSTVIIKKVQRADAGEYHCTLSVNNKTRRSQSIVLGVEGLPGFIHEPEDLNVTRNTNFTLTCVARGPPEPVSIRWFNDGKPVEGKEEEMSPSRLTVEGVDKKNQYSCEAHNAKGVSTSRVATINIKVLPSPVTNLTVTAKESNKLMLSWVPGHDGFSSITSCHVRVKEMSQRKGEVTITRLDNVTVPPFPCEVSGLKAMTWYNMSVSCSNELGASPLSMWIQNSTTEGVPSSYPRNVTVQLNESWLVIKWKPPPEDKINGILRGYEVIVKHGTDEDRVHTDNTTTLVPVKEFNTTYRVAVAARTQAGSGMVSPEVRFDVPPSDTSGVIPTSVPDTGVPHVVSVMVGLFCAISLLLIIILGTLCVRNKTPRSCFGLEFGSAGKSLAIIQYTNQKSYSRNAVAVTFGNLGINEELQAKLQDVMIQRNLLSIGKVLGEGEFGSVVEGRLTSLDGTCVKVAVKTMKLDSFSQREIEEFLNEAACMKDFNHPNVIRLLGVCLEVGAENFPKPMVILPFMKYGDLHSFLLRSRLKENPRFLPTQTLLRFMVDIALGMEYLSSRNFLHRDLAARNCMLRDDLSVCVADFGLSKKIYSGDYYRQGRIAKMPVKWIAVESLADRVFTVKSDVWAFGVTMWEIATRGMTPYPGVQNHEIYDYLVEGHRLKQPPDCLDELYEIMYRCWRADPVDRPLFPQLREMLEKLAEKLPECSSREDIIYINTSFPEEDPDLEEMTTAELELSSSPFCSHEAAANTVVTADIHGQQRDDVDDDRSGRYVVVVPANNSLSSPTVDTPLLSTDTLSRANRAADAMENSSDDTSCLLK from the exons ATACGAGGCTGGAGCCCATCATCGTCTGGAAGAAGAACGATAAAGACCTCTCCGCTGATGAGCACATGGTAATCAACGAGCTTCAGACCTTCTCCGATGGAGTCACAAGTCTCACGTCCACTGTCAT CATTAAAAAAGTACAGAGAGCGGATGCTGGCGAGTACCACTGCACACTGAGTGTCAACAATAAGACAAGGAGGTCTCAGTCCATCGTTCTAGGGGTGGAAG GTCTGCCAGGATTTATACACGAACCAGAGGATCTGAATGTGACCAGGAATACAAATTTCACGCTGACCTGTGTGGCAAGGggacctccagaaccagttTCTATCCGCTGGTTCAATGATGGAAAACCTGTTGagggaaaagaagaggaaatgtCTCCCAGCAGGTTAACTGTGGAAG GTGTGGACAAGAAAAACCAGTACAGCTGTGAGGCTCACAACGCAAAGGGAGTCTCTACATCCAGAGTAGCAACTATTAACATCAAAG TTCTTCCCAGTCCTGTGACTAATCTTACGGTGACGGCTAAAGAGTCCAATAAGCTGATGCTGAGCTGGGTCCCTGGACACGACGGCTTCTCTTCTATCACCAGTTGTCACGTCAGG GTCAAAGAGATGAGTCAGAGAAAAGGGGAGGTGACCATAACCAGGCTCGATAACGTCACAGTGCCGCCGTTCCCCTGTGAAGTCTCCGGGCTGAAGGCTATGACGTGGTACAACATGAGTGTTTCCTGTAGCAACGAGCTGGGAGCGTCTCCGCTCTCCATGTGGATCCAGAACAGCACCACAGAGGGAG TGCCATCAAGTTACCCCAGAAATGTGACCGTGCAGCTGAATGAGTCATGGCTGGTAATCAAGTGGAAGCCTCCGCCAGAGGACAAAATAAATGGCATCCTGCGAGGCTATGAAGTTATCGTTAAGCACGGAACAGATGAAGATAGG gtgcACACTGACAACACCACTACTTTAGTACCCGTGAAAGAATTCAACACCACCTACCGCGTGGCGGTCGCTGCGCGTACGCAGGCAGGGAGCGGCATGGTCAGCCCAGAAGTCCGGTTCGATGTGCCCCCTTCAGACA CTTCAGGGGTGATCCCTACCTCCGTCCCAGACACAGGCGTCCCACACGTCGTCTCGGTCATGGTGGGCCTGTTTTGTGCCATCTCTCTTCTGCTGATTATCATCTTGGGGACACTTTGTGTACGGAACAAGACGCCCAGATCTTGTTTTGG GTTGGAGTTTGGAAGTGCAGGAAAATCACTCGCAATCATACAGTACACAAACCAGAAATCATACAGCCGCAATGCCGTTGCAGTCACTT TTGGGAATCTTGGTATAAATGAGGAACTCCAGGCCAAACTGCAGGATGTCATGATCCAAAGGAACTTGCTCTCAATAGGAAAAGTTCTTGGAGAAG GTGAATTCGGCTCAGTTGTCGAGGGACGATTAACAAGCTTAGATGGCACATGTGTAAAAGTTGCTGTGAAGACAATGAAAT TGGACAGCTTCTCTCAAAGGGAAATTGAAGAGTTCCTGAATGAGGCGGCTTGCATGAAAGATTTCAACCATCCTAATGTCATCCGTCTGCTCG GTGTGTGCTTGGAAGTTGGCGCTGAAAATTTTCCCAAACCAATGGTCATCCTCCCGTTTATGAAATATGGAGATCTTCATAGCTTCTTGTTGCGCTCACGCCTGAAAGAGAACCCCAGG TTCTTACCAACTCAGACTCTCCTGAGGTTCATGGTTGACATTGCTTTGGGTATGGAGTATCTCAGCAGTCGTAATTTTCTGCATCGAGATCTGGCGGCTCGTAACTGCAT GCTGCGTGATGACCTGTCGGTGTGTGTCGCTGATTTTGGGTTGTCGAAGAAGATTTACAGCGGGGATTACTACAGGCAGGGCAGGATAGCCAAAATGCCTGTGAAGTGGATTGCAGTGGAAAGTCTGGCAGACAGAGTTTTTACTGTAAAGAGTGATGTT tggGCATTTGGTGTTACCATGTGGGAAATTGCTACGCGAGGCATGACGCCATACCCAGGAGTTCAGAACCACGAGATTTACGACTATCTCGTTGAAGGCCACAGACTGAAGCAGCCGCCTGACTGTTTGGACGAACT GTATGAGATCATGTACAGGTGCTGGAGAGCCGATCCGGTGGACAGGCCACTGTTTCCTCAACTCCGGGAAATGTTGGAAAAGCTTGCAGAAAAACTTCCTGAGTGTTCTAGCAGGGaagatattatttatattaacacCAGCTTTCCTGAAGAGGACCCCGACCTGGAGGAAATGACCACAGCAGAGCTGGAGTTAAGCTCCTCCCCTTTCTGCAGCCATGAGGCAGCAGCAAACACAGTAGTTACAGCAGACATTCATGGGCAGCAGAgggatgatgttgatgatgatagAAGTGGTCGTTACGTAGTGGTGGTCCCCGCTAACAACTCCCTGAGCTCTCCCACGGTGGACACGCCGCTTTTGTCAACGGATACTTTGAGTCGAGCAAATCGGGCAGCAGATGCAATGGAGAACAGTTCAGATGACACTTCATGCCTGTTAAAATGA
- the tmem87b gene encoding transmembrane protein 87A isoform X2, with the protein MAAAVRMRTWSCPSLGVIYPWMVFFTVLLGTVHETVAAPEKGLWKFVVNDSKPITLNKAMFTDTDVVLKVVHSSCPKQVNFTIRWLLKYHPCYNEYSNIDEMYERTPLSRGASLDPKPNAEGEYIEHTHGAITCSNVFPGLRKAKAAPRAVLAGGSEGPEKSDPNWIYDEYDIDSAKENVIVTTWRNGPYLLVLKFIPDINETNWNLTVNVVMRGKHGYISVTEWPLMIFYMVMCAVYILYALLWFVWAACYWKDLLRIQFWIAGVIFLGMVEKALFCAEYENTNVVGSASLGLLIFAELLSALKRTLARLLVIIVSLGYGIIKPRLGTVMHRVVGLGVLYFAFASLEGVLRITGGPDNGPALITAIVLAVFDSCAIWFIFVSLAQTIKTLKLRRNPVKLSLYRHFTNTLIFAVIASIIFMAWSAKKLHLAGCQSDWIELWVEDAFWRFLFSFVLLVIMILWRPSANNQRYAFTPLIDDSEDEEIEEFVASSNIADGIKLRSAKVETNGTAKPPETNPDEDLKWVEDNIPSSLTDVALPVLLDSDEEIMTTKYEMSKLE; encoded by the exons ATGGCAGCTGCTGTCAGAATGAGGACGTGGAGTTGCCCGAGCCTGGGAGTTATTTATCCGTGGATGgtgttttttacagttttacttgGCACAGTACATGAAACAGTCGCGGCACCAGAAAAAGGGCTATGGAAATTTGTGGTTAAT GACTCAAAACCGATCACATTAAATAAAGCCATGTTTACAGACACAGATGTTGTACTTAAAG TTGTGCATTCTAGTTGTCCCAAGCAGGTGAACTTCACAATCCGCTGGCTTTTAAAATACCACCCCTGTTATAATGAATACAGTAATATTGAC GAGATGTACGAACGGACGCCGCTGAGCCGAGGGGCGAGCCTGGACCCGAAACCCAACGCAGAGGGCGAGTACATAGAACACACACACGGTGCAATTACGTGTAGCAACGTCTTTCCTGGGCTCCGC aAAGCCAAGGCAGCACCACGAGCTGTTCTAGCAGGCGGGAGTGAAGGACCT GAAAAAAGTGACCCTAACTGGATTTATGATGAGTACGACATTGACAGCGCTAAAGAGAACGTCATAGTCACCACATGGAGGAATGGGCCTTATCTGCTGGTGCTTAAGTTCATTCCTGATATAAACGAGACTAACTGGAATTTAACAG TTAATGTGGTGATGAGAGGGAAACACGGCTACATTTCTGTCACAGAGTGGCCACTCATGATC TTCTACATGGTGATGTGTGCCGTGTACATCCTGTACGCCTTGCTGTGGTTCGTCTGGGCAGCCTGCTACTGGAAGGATCTGCTGAGGATCCAGTTCTGGATAGCTGGAGTCATTTTCCTCGGCATGGTGGAGAAGGCTCTCTTCTGCGCCGAATATGAGAACACCAATGTCGTCGGCTCTGCCT CTCTTGGCTTGTTGATCTTTGCAGAGTTGCTCTCCGCTCTCAAGAGGACTTTGGCACGACTTCTCGTCATCATCGTCAGCCTGGGATACGGCATCATAAA GCCGCGGCTCGGGACCGTGATGCACAGAGTCGTGGGACTCGGCGTCCTCTACTTCGCATTTGCTAGCCTTGAAGGCGTCTTGAGAATCACAGGG GGTCCAGACAATGGCCCCGCTCTCATTACAGCCATTGTTCTGGCTGTGTTTGATTCCTGCGCCATCTGGTTC ATCTTTGTCAGCTTAGCCCAAACCATCAAGACTCTGAAGCTGAGGAGAAACCCTGTGAAGCTGTCGCTCTACAGGCACTTTACAAACACGCTAATATTCGCCGTCATTG CCTCTATCATCTTTATGGCTTGGTCTGCTAAAAAGTTGCACTTagcaggttgccagtct GACTGGATCGAGCTTTGGGTTGAGGACGCTTTCTGGAGATTCCTGTTCTCCTTTGTTCTGCTCGTCATAATGATTTTATGGCGGCCGTCCGCAAACAACCAAAG GTATGCGTTCACGCCTCTCATTGATGACTCCGAAGACGAGGAGATTGAAGAGTTCGTCGCGTCTTCAAACATCG CAGATGGCATAAAGTTGAGATCAGCCAAGGTTGAGACAAACGGCACGGCGAAGCCTCCAGAAACAAACCCA GATGAAGACTTGAAGTGGGTGGAGGACAACATTCCAAGCTCTCTTACTGATGT AGCCCTTCCAGTCCTGCTCGACTCTGATGAG gaaATCATGACGACAAAGTATGAGATGTCGAAGCTGGAGTGA
- the tmem87b gene encoding transmembrane protein 87A isoform X1 → MAAAVRMRTWSCPSLGVIYPWMVFFTVLLGTVHETVAAPEKGLWKFVVNDSKPITLNKAMFTDTDVVLKVVHSSCPKQVNFTIRWLLKYHPCYNEYSNIDEMYERTPLSRGASLDPKPNAEGEYIEHTHGAITCSNVFPGLRKAKAAPRAVLAGGSEGPEKSDPNWIYDEYDIDSAKENVIVTTWRNGPYLLVLKFIPDINETNWNLTVNVVMRGKHGYISVTEWPLMIFYMVMCAVYILYALLWFVWAACYWKDLLRIQFWIAGVIFLGMVEKALFCAEYENTNVVGSASLGLLIFAELLSALKRTLARLLVIIVSLGYGIIKPRLGTVMHRVVGLGVLYFAFASLEGVLRITGTKDSDLALLANIPLALLDSSLCWWIFVSLAQTIKTLKLRRNPVKLSLYRHFTNTLIFAVIASIIFMAWSAKKLHLAGCQSDWIELWVEDAFWRFLFSFVLLVIMILWRPSANNQRYAFTPLIDDSEDEEIEEFVASSNIADGIKLRSAKVETNGTAKPPETNPDEDLKWVEDNIPSSLTDVALPVLLDSDEEIMTTKYEMSKLE, encoded by the exons ATGGCAGCTGCTGTCAGAATGAGGACGTGGAGTTGCCCGAGCCTGGGAGTTATTTATCCGTGGATGgtgttttttacagttttacttgGCACAGTACATGAAACAGTCGCGGCACCAGAAAAAGGGCTATGGAAATTTGTGGTTAAT GACTCAAAACCGATCACATTAAATAAAGCCATGTTTACAGACACAGATGTTGTACTTAAAG TTGTGCATTCTAGTTGTCCCAAGCAGGTGAACTTCACAATCCGCTGGCTTTTAAAATACCACCCCTGTTATAATGAATACAGTAATATTGAC GAGATGTACGAACGGACGCCGCTGAGCCGAGGGGCGAGCCTGGACCCGAAACCCAACGCAGAGGGCGAGTACATAGAACACACACACGGTGCAATTACGTGTAGCAACGTCTTTCCTGGGCTCCGC aAAGCCAAGGCAGCACCACGAGCTGTTCTAGCAGGCGGGAGTGAAGGACCT GAAAAAAGTGACCCTAACTGGATTTATGATGAGTACGACATTGACAGCGCTAAAGAGAACGTCATAGTCACCACATGGAGGAATGGGCCTTATCTGCTGGTGCTTAAGTTCATTCCTGATATAAACGAGACTAACTGGAATTTAACAG TTAATGTGGTGATGAGAGGGAAACACGGCTACATTTCTGTCACAGAGTGGCCACTCATGATC TTCTACATGGTGATGTGTGCCGTGTACATCCTGTACGCCTTGCTGTGGTTCGTCTGGGCAGCCTGCTACTGGAAGGATCTGCTGAGGATCCAGTTCTGGATAGCTGGAGTCATTTTCCTCGGCATGGTGGAGAAGGCTCTCTTCTGCGCCGAATATGAGAACACCAATGTCGTCGGCTCTGCCT CTCTTGGCTTGTTGATCTTTGCAGAGTTGCTCTCCGCTCTCAAGAGGACTTTGGCACGACTTCTCGTCATCATCGTCAGCCTGGGATACGGCATCATAAA GCCGCGGCTCGGGACCGTGATGCACAGAGTCGTGGGACTCGGCGTCCTCTACTTCGCATTTGCTAGCCTTGAAGGCGTCTTGAGAATCACAGGG ACAAAAGACTCTGACTTGGCCCTGCTGGCCAACATTCCCCTGGCTCTGCTTGATTCTTCTTTATGCTGGTGG ATCTTTGTCAGCTTAGCCCAAACCATCAAGACTCTGAAGCTGAGGAGAAACCCTGTGAAGCTGTCGCTCTACAGGCACTTTACAAACACGCTAATATTCGCCGTCATTG CCTCTATCATCTTTATGGCTTGGTCTGCTAAAAAGTTGCACTTagcaggttgccagtct GACTGGATCGAGCTTTGGGTTGAGGACGCTTTCTGGAGATTCCTGTTCTCCTTTGTTCTGCTCGTCATAATGATTTTATGGCGGCCGTCCGCAAACAACCAAAG GTATGCGTTCACGCCTCTCATTGATGACTCCGAAGACGAGGAGATTGAAGAGTTCGTCGCGTCTTCAAACATCG CAGATGGCATAAAGTTGAGATCAGCCAAGGTTGAGACAAACGGCACGGCGAAGCCTCCAGAAACAAACCCA GATGAAGACTTGAAGTGGGTGGAGGACAACATTCCAAGCTCTCTTACTGATGT AGCCCTTCCAGTCCTGCTCGACTCTGATGAG gaaATCATGACGACAAAGTATGAGATGTCGAAGCTGGAGTGA